A single Limanda limanda chromosome 19, fLimLim1.1, whole genome shotgun sequence DNA region contains:
- the lgals17 gene encoding galectin 17, with the protein MNSLWRNLLCFLIVSLVDSASLTTRFLSVRCTVGEQAVLPCSWKPRLRDPASCHIQWQTTTTAAVFEQQGARRWQAEEYEDRVEVPEEKLGSGDCSLVISDVQITDGGRYESFMVVDGERSMKTRVFIQGVKLSVLDRKSHQTRGPGGDLVLDLVTRHSVRVVFQGRNSSVWEELWMKGGSDSERLEKDPLREQLTLRGLRGGDEGTYKVLDQHGLAISTVQLAVHGESPDARVQDQVENSISADAVRSSRSLLLLCFTLVSSFQFPRLF; encoded by the exons ATGAACAG cTTGTGGAGAAATCTTCTCTGTTTCCTGATCGTCAGCTTGGTTG ACTCCGCCTCCCTGACCACTCGCTTCCTGTCCGTCCGCTGCACGGTGGGGGAGCAGGCGGTCCTTCCCTGCAGCTGGAAGCCCCGCCTCCGGGACCCCGCCTCCTGCCACATCCAGTGGcagaccaccaccaccgccgccgTGTTCGAGCAGCAGGGGGCGCGGCGCTGGCAGGCGGAGGAGTACGAGGACCGGGTGGAGGtcccggaggagaagctggggTCCGGGGACTGCTCGCTGGTCATCAGCGACGTTCAGATCACCGACGGCGGGCGCTACGAGAGCTTCATGGTGGTGGACGGAGAGAGGTCCATGAAGACCCGGGTCTTCATCCAGGGCGTGAAGCTGTCTGTGCTAG ATCGTAAATCCCATCAGACCCGGGGTCCGGGCGGCGACCTGGTTCTGGATCTCGTGACCCGGCACTCGGTCCGAGTCGTGTTCCAGGGCAG GAACAGCTCGGTGTGGGAGGAGCTGTGGATGAAGGGCGGCAGCGACAGCGAGCGTCTGGAGAAGGATCCTCTGAGGGAGCAGCTGACCCTGAGGGGCCTGCGGGGGGGCGACGAGGGGACGTACAAGGTCCTGGACCAGCACGGGCTCGCCATCAGCACCGTGCAGCTCGCCGTGCACG GAGAATCCCCCGATGCCCGAGTCCAAGACCAAGTGGAAAATTCAATATCAG CCGACGCCGTCAGAAGCAGCCggtcacttcttcttctctgtttcactcTCGTCTCCAGTTTCCAGTTTCCTCGTCTGTTCTGA